The following proteins are encoded in a genomic region of Zea mays cultivar B73 chromosome 9, Zm-B73-REFERENCE-NAM-5.0, whole genome shotgun sequence:
- the LOC100274923 gene encoding uncharacterized protein LOC100274923, with translation MAGRLVPSTKKAMEHREEKPKVPSSDPGSDLDLVQLVAGQQPPNISEMKPLTREAYGGGMYAAEEEGGRRRGPARPRASATQSADGPEEQRAGARPSHPPPPSTGDRDLDITGQSYIQ, from the coding sequence ATGGCGGGGAGGCTGGTGCCGAGCACGAAGAAGGCGATGGAGCACCGGGAGGAGAAGCCCAAGGTGCCGTCGAGCGACCCGGGCTCCGACCTCGACCTGGTGCAGCTGGTGGCCGGGCAGCAGCCGCCCAACATCTCGGAGATGAAGCCGCTGACGCGGGAGGCGTACGGCGGCGGGATGTACGCGGCCGAGGAGGAGGGCGGCCGGCGGAGGGGCCCCGCGCGGCCGCGCGCGAGCGCCACGCAGAGCGCCGACGGGCCCGAGGAGCAGCGCGCTGGCGCGAGGCCCAGCCACCCGCCGCCGCCGTCCACCGGCGACCGCGACCTCGACATCACCGGCCAGTCCTACATCCAGTAG